The following are encoded together in the Planctobacterium marinum genome:
- the mutY gene encoding A/G-specific adenine glycosylase, translating into MTQIPSSPVITQRILDWFAVHGRKHLPWQQNKTPYRVWISEIMLQQTQVSTVIPYYQRFMERFPDIKDLAQAEQDEVLHLWTGLGYYARARNLHNAAKQVLAEHSGEFPENFDEVLALPGIGRSTAGAILSLSRQQPLAILDGNVKRVLARYYGVAGWPGEKKTESQLWQLAEQNTPNEQVADYNQAMMDMGATLCTRSKPDCDNCPIATHCIAHQQANYAAYPGKKPKKAIPVKTTTFMLLRQGNKILMEQRPPAGIWGGLWCFPEASKESIEQSAGQLGFKVTAQSELSAFRHTFSHFHLDISAVVCEVESKTSSKVNESQQIWFDLANPQKIGLAAATKKLIDQLSLAQSQL; encoded by the coding sequence ATGACACAAATCCCCAGTTCCCCTGTCATTACGCAGCGCATATTAGATTGGTTCGCAGTGCATGGTCGAAAGCACTTGCCGTGGCAACAAAATAAAACCCCTTACCGGGTGTGGATCTCTGAGATCATGTTGCAGCAAACCCAGGTAAGCACGGTTATTCCTTATTATCAGCGTTTTATGGAGCGCTTCCCGGATATCAAAGACTTAGCGCAAGCAGAGCAGGATGAAGTACTCCATTTATGGACCGGGCTTGGCTATTACGCCCGCGCTCGCAACCTGCACAATGCCGCCAAACAAGTGCTGGCAGAGCATAGCGGTGAATTCCCAGAGAACTTTGACGAAGTTTTGGCTTTGCCAGGTATTGGCCGTTCCACGGCGGGTGCCATATTGTCTTTGTCACGGCAACAACCGCTGGCGATTTTAGATGGCAATGTTAAGCGAGTACTGGCTCGCTATTACGGCGTTGCAGGTTGGCCGGGGGAGAAAAAAACAGAATCTCAGCTTTGGCAACTAGCAGAACAAAACACCCCCAACGAACAGGTGGCGGATTACAATCAAGCTATGATGGATATGGGGGCTACTTTGTGTACTCGTAGTAAACCCGATTGCGACAACTGCCCCATAGCAACTCATTGTATTGCTCATCAACAAGCAAACTACGCTGCCTATCCTGGCAAAAAACCGAAAAAAGCCATTCCAGTAAAAACCACCACATTTATGCTATTGCGTCAGGGCAATAAAATATTAATGGAGCAACGACCTCCCGCTGGCATTTGGGGGGGGCTGTGGTGTTTCCCTGAAGCAAGCAAGGAATCCATTGAGCAAAGTGCTGGACAGCTAGGTTTCAAGGTAACAGCGCAATCTGAGCTTAGTGCTTTTCGCCATACCTTTAGCCATTTTCATCTGGATATCAGTGCAGTGGTGTGTGAGGTAGAAAGTAAAACCTCCAGTAAAGTTAATGAAAGCCAGCAAATCTGGTTTGATCTTGCTAATCCACAAAAGATAGGGCTGGCTGCCGCTACCAAAAAGCTGATCGATCAATTAAGCTTGGCGCAATCTCAATTGTAG
- the cas6f gene encoding type I-F CRISPR-associated endoribonuclease Cas6/Csy4 — MHYIRINFIAKEQDVNHLAGKCIRILHGVYHRQKINNIAIAFPEWSCSSPGDSIVFVSPDKDSLQILAEQNYYLKMQELGYFNISNVRQSPSDSDYCLFIRNQRIEKYSPSGLKRILHRSKKRAESRGEIYRPIHQSIDVNWGDVHLIPISSGSSNQEFKLYIERLPKTAQPGDNQIATSYGLSNQSSKQFYVPLSF; from the coding sequence ATGCATTATATTCGAATCAATTTCATTGCGAAGGAGCAAGATGTTAATCATCTGGCTGGCAAGTGCATCAGGATATTGCACGGTGTATATCATCGGCAAAAGATCAACAATATCGCCATTGCCTTTCCTGAATGGTCTTGCTCATCCCCGGGTGATTCAATCGTATTTGTCAGTCCAGATAAAGACTCACTGCAGATTTTGGCAGAGCAGAATTACTACCTAAAAATGCAGGAGCTTGGCTACTTTAATATCAGCAATGTTCGCCAATCTCCTTCAGATTCAGACTATTGTTTATTCATTCGAAATCAGCGCATTGAGAAATACTCTCCCTCAGGCCTCAAACGGATCTTACACAGAAGTAAAAAGAGAGCTGAAAGTAGAGGAGAAATATACAGGCCAATTCACCAATCGATTGATGTTAACTGGGGCGATGTGCACCTAATCCCGATATCCAGTGGAAGTTCCAATCAAGAATTCAAACTCTATATAGAAAGACTCCCCAAAACTGCTCAGCCGGGAGATAACCAAATCGCCACCTCATATGGCTTATCAAATCAAAGTTCAAAGCAGTTTTATGTCCCACTATCATTTTGA
- the trmB gene encoding tRNA (guanosine(46)-N7)-methyltransferase TrmB, whose protein sequence is MSKYKSQEEAEAAGVYVRKVQSFVKREGRLTKGQALAIETNWDNFGLDFQPEPYNLEEVFGRSAPVVLEIGFGMGKSLVEMAAAEPDKNFIGIEVHTPGVGACLADIVEQGLNNVRLFEYDAVEILKQSIADESLARVQLYFPDPWHKKRHHKRRIVQPEFAQLIRSKLAKDGVFHMATDWENYAQHMLEVMSVQEGFENTSETEDYVPRPDFRPLTKFEQRGHRLGHGVWDLIFRKVN, encoded by the coding sequence TTGAGTAAGTATAAATCTCAGGAAGAAGCAGAAGCCGCTGGCGTCTATGTGCGCAAGGTACAAAGCTTTGTAAAACGCGAAGGCCGTCTGACCAAAGGACAAGCATTAGCTATAGAAACCAACTGGGACAATTTCGGTCTGGATTTTCAACCGGAACCTTACAACCTCGAAGAGGTGTTTGGCCGCAGTGCCCCTGTCGTACTGGAGATTGGTTTTGGCATGGGAAAAAGTCTGGTGGAAATGGCTGCAGCCGAACCAGACAAGAACTTCATCGGCATCGAAGTACATACCCCCGGTGTGGGCGCTTGCCTGGCAGATATCGTTGAACAGGGTTTAAACAATGTGCGTTTATTCGAATACGATGCCGTTGAAATACTAAAACAATCTATCGCTGATGAAAGCCTGGCCCGGGTGCAGTTGTACTTTCCTGACCCCTGGCACAAAAAACGCCACCATAAACGCCGCATAGTTCAGCCGGAATTTGCTCAGCTTATTCGCAGTAAGCTGGCCAAAGACGGTGTCTTTCACATGGCTACCGATTGGGAAAACTATGCACAGCACATGCTGGAAGTGATGTCAGTGCAGGAAGGCTTTGAGAATACATCTGAAACAGAAGATTACGTGCCTCGCCCAGATTTTCGTCCGCTAACTAAATTCGAGCAGCGCGGCCATCGTTTAGGCCATGGTGTTTGGGATCTGATCTTCAGGAAAGTAAACTAA
- a CDS encoding TniQ family protein: MLLSRTPPQKDETLESFIIRTAQHNGYKEIDRFLGALQRLDSRQNSKVHSASSLKLLSINLYHAKTSGRSRLDFIRLFSHLIFEEAKSVNSLLLYRGREKFSGKYESVNREGDVYPRIFLQTSTIPVCTECLAEGAYIRQLWHFTPYNACHHHCRTLIHQCSCGHMIHYIKDQSINICPKCNEPYYQDEKSKAPSADLELARWLSGGTVEHLPDINKSHRWGILLWWLQFNHYNPDRYAQETSPDFILFLSGFPETFHHILDEKVNLAEDYSTKQLGALRFEDVFGNLLLTSTRLPSSKLKFNIILKYLISFFQDKFYSNNWLANLKLNAIEASILLNCNTQQVAALADQGILPIHNKRLINPLNIYTPAFELGDVFCVWMTKFQSEHSNLQVLTSKW; the protein is encoded by the coding sequence ATGTTACTATCACGCACGCCTCCACAAAAAGATGAGACACTTGAAAGCTTTATCATCCGTACTGCCCAGCACAACGGCTATAAGGAAATTGATCGCTTTTTAGGTGCGTTGCAACGTCTTGATAGCAGGCAAAATAGCAAGGTTCATTCTGCCTCGTCACTTAAATTGCTATCAATCAACCTATATCACGCCAAAACTTCGGGTCGTTCACGACTTGATTTCATCAGGCTTTTCTCACATCTGATTTTTGAAGAAGCAAAGTCCGTGAATTCACTTTTGCTTTACAGGGGGAGAGAAAAATTTTCAGGTAAGTACGAATCTGTTAATCGGGAAGGTGATGTATATCCACGAATATTTTTACAGACATCGACTATCCCTGTTTGTACAGAGTGTCTGGCCGAGGGAGCTTATATCAGGCAATTATGGCACTTTACTCCTTACAATGCCTGCCATCATCACTGCCGAACACTAATTCACCAGTGCTCATGCGGCCATATGATCCACTATATAAAAGATCAATCAATTAACATCTGTCCAAAATGTAATGAACCTTACTATCAGGATGAGAAAAGCAAAGCCCCGTCGGCAGACCTCGAACTGGCGCGGTGGCTTTCGGGAGGTACCGTAGAACATTTGCCGGACATTAACAAAAGCCATCGATGGGGGATACTTCTTTGGTGGTTGCAATTTAACCATTACAACCCAGACCGCTATGCACAGGAGACATCTCCTGATTTTATTCTGTTTCTGTCCGGGTTCCCTGAGACGTTCCACCATATCCTCGATGAGAAAGTTAATCTGGCAGAAGATTATTCGACTAAACAGCTTGGCGCACTGAGATTCGAAGACGTATTCGGTAATTTATTGCTCACTTCAACGAGACTTCCCAGCTCCAAACTAAAATTTAATATCATACTGAAATATTTGATTAGTTTTTTTCAGGACAAGTTTTACTCTAATAACTGGCTTGCCAATCTAAAACTCAATGCAATAGAAGCCTCTATTCTTTTAAATTGTAATACACAACAAGTAGCCGCATTAGCGGATCAGGGTATTTTGCCGATTCACAACAAGAGGCTTATCAACCCTCTAAATATCTATACTCCTGCCTTTGAGTTAGGAGATGTATTTTGCGTTTGGATGACAAAGTTCCAGTCCGAGCATTCAAACCTTCAGGTGCTCACATCGAAATGGTAG
- a CDS encoding type I-F CRISPR-associated protein Csy2, with protein MRLDDKVPVRAFKPSGAHIEMVDITHFQQLPEIKEVKGRNLEVKRAFSPLSPAITIDGWEEQTICCLVHLRERAPALTDVFDKLGIKIVINDKKNINRWVKAFSFRHTHNIKYPDYRARGCIRMDPIGKIPEYLLSSQAIQPNSMGWSQNSADINFHYLLCSEFIWKRRLLCLGEALQQEIDTFVQALKSNGMSKENIKRLIDALKSVPSECRDVDFYSDGIHLLRFPNEYSEYTCITPVTSHKLQRKLHLLTRAHYWKAETMKASRPGSIGNLAASVGGRINALKTLPSRLDTSHIEKSDKRWLSDVNLSALRAMAELPKVLMTDNQLKQHTFEVKSGIEQLLSDWLSVTFKTDESLPSTKALVEKFNFALSKTHRARMYAYEPVLMRKFFSGFNQLRTNIVNGNLKHRAVQSTPSPIEKCFLVISNIKVDAANALSSPYTAGLPSLIGIFGFIHAYQRKLNIEFGNDIHFQSFAICLHNCSLHHRGLTRESIFAKDGKIKPPPIIDSLQCDMQLSLVVECQGPLPERTDLKAALPMSLCGGIVHLMSVEKNFTGHDLFIKAAEKVETQYGKWLTLDNAFNANELIHDPDRQRDILNRATFSCVGYHFLNPPTAIKDTLNGYPHALAENIIANIKCITIKNNIAFEKLLWRYSHFDNHLLIQTGKKYDAT; from the coding sequence TTGCGTTTGGATGACAAAGTTCCAGTCCGAGCATTCAAACCTTCAGGTGCTCACATCGAAATGGTAGATATTACGCATTTTCAGCAGTTGCCAGAGATCAAGGAAGTAAAAGGGCGTAACCTCGAAGTAAAAAGAGCATTTTCTCCATTGAGCCCTGCAATAACGATAGATGGTTGGGAAGAGCAAACAATCTGCTGCCTGGTTCATTTGCGAGAAAGAGCACCTGCTTTAACTGATGTATTTGATAAACTCGGGATAAAAATCGTAATTAACGATAAAAAGAATATAAACCGATGGGTTAAAGCCTTTTCCTTTCGTCATACACACAATATCAAATACCCTGACTACAGAGCGAGAGGATGCATTCGGATGGATCCAATAGGAAAAATTCCGGAATACCTTCTGAGTTCGCAGGCTATTCAGCCAAATTCAATGGGATGGTCCCAAAACTCTGCTGATATTAACTTTCATTACTTACTTTGCAGCGAATTTATCTGGAAGAGACGATTACTTTGTCTGGGAGAGGCACTTCAACAAGAAATCGACACCTTTGTACAAGCGCTAAAGTCAAATGGCATGTCTAAAGAAAATATAAAACGATTAATTGATGCGTTAAAATCCGTTCCATCAGAGTGTCGCGACGTTGATTTCTACTCCGATGGAATACACTTACTCAGGTTTCCCAATGAATACTCCGAATACACATGCATCACACCCGTAACCTCACATAAGTTACAGCGCAAACTTCACCTTCTGACTAGAGCACATTATTGGAAGGCAGAGACGATGAAAGCATCGCGACCCGGTAGTATTGGCAATCTTGCCGCATCCGTTGGGGGTAGAATAAACGCATTAAAAACACTCCCTTCAAGATTAGATACTTCCCATATAGAGAAATCCGACAAAAGATGGCTTTCCGATGTGAACTTGAGCGCATTGCGGGCAATGGCCGAGCTACCTAAAGTGCTGATGACAGATAACCAGCTAAAACAGCACACCTTTGAGGTAAAAAGTGGGATTGAACAGCTTTTGTCTGATTGGTTGTCCGTTACCTTCAAAACTGATGAATCACTGCCATCAACAAAGGCTCTGGTAGAGAAGTTCAATTTCGCTCTCAGCAAAACGCACCGCGCACGCATGTATGCTTATGAGCCGGTTTTAATGCGAAAGTTTTTCTCTGGTTTTAACCAGTTGAGGACAAATATTGTAAACGGAAACCTCAAACACAGGGCAGTTCAATCAACCCCATCTCCGATAGAAAAATGCTTTCTGGTCATCTCCAATATAAAGGTAGATGCTGCCAATGCCCTCAGCTCACCTTATACCGCTGGGTTGCCGTCACTGATTGGCATATTTGGATTTATCCATGCATACCAGAGAAAACTCAACATAGAATTTGGTAACGACATTCACTTTCAGTCTTTTGCAATATGTCTGCATAATTGTAGTCTCCATCACCGCGGTTTAACGCGTGAGAGCATTTTCGCAAAGGACGGAAAAATAAAACCACCGCCCATTATTGACAGCCTGCAGTGTGATATGCAACTGAGCCTGGTTGTAGAATGTCAGGGTCCGTTACCGGAGCGCACAGATCTAAAAGCAGCACTTCCAATGAGCCTTTGTGGGGGTATTGTACATCTCATGTCAGTCGAAAAGAATTTCACTGGACATGATTTATTCATTAAAGCTGCCGAAAAAGTTGAAACTCAGTATGGCAAATGGTTGACGTTGGATAATGCATTTAATGCCAATGAGCTAATACATGATCCGGACAGACAAAGGGATATATTAAATCGCGCAACATTTTCTTGTGTTGGGTATCATTTTTTAAATCCCCCGACGGCAATCAAAGATACCTTAAACGGCTATCCACATGCGCTGGCAGAAAACATTATCGCCAATATTAAGTGCATCACGATTAAAAACAATATCGCTTTTGAAAAACTGCTGTGGCGGTATAGCCATTTTGATAATCATTTACTCATCCAGACAGGAAAAAAGTACGATGCTACCTAA
- a CDS encoding sigma-54 interaction domain-containing protein, whose protein sequence is MSKTKAHTLVSWIGWNDLQGILSPDQKNCSVGPVAATLDTKQFERVELLYDYPQGQVMPYLNWLREKFSFTVNAHAAPLSSPVNFGDIYLQANRHLSRLQAEECQLSILLSPGTPAMQAVWILLGKTRYPSKFFQSSREEGVQEVNVPFELAAEYVPAAKNIGSEKLNTLAEPGVPVNAAFDNIITQNPRMLELKAQAQILAERDVPVLILGETGTGKELFARAIHNASNRRDKSFVPLNCGAISPELVDSVLFGHKKGAFTGAITDKPGVFEQAHGGTLFLDEFGELQPHVQVRLLRVLQEKVFVPVGGEKEHQVNVRLITATHRNLLHEVANGNFREDLFYRIAVGTLHLPPLREREGDLSILADSLVTAICEKDLALEHKKISADAKNLILKQPWKGNVRELYSTLLRAALWCKGKDISAEDLQLAMFEIPRGKTDLMAMDVSQGVDIQEIISELVSVYIRKALEHTGQNKTRAAQLLGLKNYQTLNNWMEKYGIS, encoded by the coding sequence ATGAGCAAGACTAAGGCCCATACTTTAGTTAGCTGGATTGGTTGGAATGATCTACAGGGTATTCTTAGTCCAGACCAGAAGAACTGTTCCGTTGGACCAGTAGCAGCTACTCTCGATACTAAACAATTTGAGCGTGTAGAGTTATTGTACGATTACCCTCAAGGGCAGGTAATGCCTTACCTGAACTGGTTACGGGAAAAGTTCAGCTTTACTGTAAATGCGCACGCCGCTCCGTTGTCTTCCCCGGTTAATTTTGGCGACATATATCTTCAGGCAAATCGTCACCTGTCTAGGCTTCAGGCAGAGGAATGTCAGTTATCCATTTTATTAAGTCCCGGTACACCAGCAATGCAGGCTGTTTGGATCCTGCTTGGAAAAACCAGATACCCATCTAAATTTTTCCAGTCATCCAGAGAAGAAGGGGTTCAGGAGGTGAATGTCCCCTTTGAGCTGGCAGCGGAGTACGTGCCTGCGGCTAAAAACATTGGCAGTGAAAAACTTAATACGTTGGCAGAGCCAGGGGTACCTGTTAACGCAGCATTTGACAATATCATAACTCAAAATCCACGGATGCTGGAGTTAAAAGCACAGGCGCAAATATTGGCGGAACGTGATGTTCCTGTTCTGATTCTGGGAGAAACAGGAACAGGAAAAGAACTTTTCGCCCGGGCGATTCATAACGCAAGTAACCGGCGGGACAAGTCTTTTGTCCCATTAAATTGTGGTGCAATCTCGCCTGAATTAGTCGATTCAGTGCTGTTTGGACACAAAAAAGGTGCTTTTACAGGGGCCATAACAGATAAACCAGGGGTATTTGAACAAGCTCATGGCGGCACCTTGTTTTTGGATGAATTTGGGGAGTTACAACCTCATGTACAGGTGCGCTTATTGAGGGTATTACAGGAAAAAGTTTTTGTGCCAGTTGGCGGTGAGAAAGAGCACCAGGTAAATGTCAGGCTTATCACAGCTACTCATCGCAATCTTTTGCATGAAGTTGCAAATGGTAACTTCAGAGAAGACCTTTTTTACCGCATCGCTGTTGGCACACTACATTTGCCGCCGTTGAGGGAACGTGAAGGAGATCTTTCGATATTGGCAGATAGTTTAGTCACCGCAATTTGTGAAAAAGACCTAGCTCTTGAACATAAGAAAATTTCTGCTGACGCAAAAAATCTTATTTTAAAGCAGCCATGGAAAGGCAATGTTCGAGAATTATACTCCACATTGTTACGGGCAGCTCTTTGGTGCAAGGGCAAGGATATTTCTGCGGAAGATTTACAGCTGGCAATGTTTGAAATTCCAAGAGGGAAGACGGACCTAATGGCTATGGATGTCTCACAAGGCGTTGATATTCAAGAAATAATCTCTGAATTGGTGTCTGTTTATATCCGCAAGGCGCTGGAACATACGGGGCAGAACAAAACAAGGGCAGCACAACTTTTAGGACTGAAAAATTACCAGACATTAAACAATTGGATGGAAAAATACGGAATTTCTTAG
- the csy3 gene encoding type I-F CRISPR-associated protein Csy3 — MLPKRLSFQRSISPGQAIFTYSNGCEKNLPVPVQTIKVIGQKGHYTDAFDSNGDVKKATSRQTLAQSNPQTIDVCFAPVDAELVRCRFSLRINANSFSPFLCDEPEFTGKIRNFCDKYKEQGGYYYLAKRYLENIASGLWLWRSKDALGVEITITEETGNLLSIKDIDDGINISKSSDFEKLARRIEETLCEPKKALFLDVTAQIKTAFAQEIHPSQCFTDKEENKASRVYQKTKVANEDTPIFGAYKVGAAVAMIDDWYPDAEKPIRVGSYGADKESATAFRHPETGLDLFSLLKNLEKITAELQESEAPPRLDSDVMKKSHFIAANLIKGGLFNRGKA, encoded by the coding sequence ATGCTACCTAAGCGACTGAGCTTCCAGCGCTCAATATCACCGGGACAGGCGATTTTCACTTACTCAAATGGCTGTGAGAAGAATCTCCCTGTTCCTGTTCAGACGATAAAGGTGATTGGACAAAAGGGTCATTATACAGATGCTTTTGATAGCAATGGGGATGTAAAAAAAGCAACATCCAGGCAGACCCTGGCGCAATCTAATCCACAAACTATTGATGTCTGTTTTGCGCCAGTAGACGCAGAGCTTGTGAGGTGTCGATTTTCTTTACGAATAAATGCCAACAGCTTTTCTCCTTTTCTTTGTGACGAACCCGAATTCACAGGCAAAATTCGCAACTTCTGCGATAAATATAAAGAACAAGGTGGTTACTATTATTTAGCAAAACGCTACCTTGAGAATATCGCAAGTGGTCTTTGGTTGTGGCGCTCAAAGGATGCTTTGGGTGTGGAGATTACAATTACTGAAGAAACCGGGAATTTGCTATCAATAAAAGATATTGATGATGGAATTAACATTAGCAAGTCATCCGATTTCGAAAAACTGGCACGTCGGATAGAGGAGACGTTATGCGAACCTAAAAAGGCGCTATTTTTAGATGTCACAGCGCAAATCAAGACAGCATTTGCTCAAGAGATTCACCCAAGTCAATGTTTCACAGACAAAGAAGAGAATAAAGCCAGTCGAGTTTATCAGAAAACCAAGGTGGCTAATGAGGACACACCTATTTTTGGCGCCTATAAGGTAGGTGCTGCGGTTGCCATGATAGATGACTGGTATCCGGATGCCGAGAAACCTATAAGGGTCGGCTCTTATGGGGCAGACAAAGAATCAGCAACCGCATTTCGTCACCCAGAAACAGGACTTGACCTCTTCTCTCTGTTGAAAAATCTTGAAAAGATAACAGCTGAACTTCAGGAATCAGAGGCACCTCCGAGACTTGACAGTGACGTCATGAAAAAAAGCCACTTTATCGCTGCAAACCTCATTAAGGGCGGTCTGTTTAACAGAGGGAAAGCGTAA
- a CDS encoding class I SAM-dependent methyltransferase — translation MLSPASQCLMRQTDMLAEGRWLLVNPTDTAIFAELPDTVSGFHQYFDQYQTIAKRQRGRHHFGITLPEDNEKYDGIVLYLPKAKKHTVWMIAYLATQLKQEGLLCLVGENKGGIKSSGKLLEAVGERANKLDSARHCSIFATVVSESKTFELDKFVTKHTVQVPGKAGNIELQLASLPGVFSHGELDAGTQLLLENITTAPDGKILDFACGCGVVGAYLAKLNSSINIQLSDINALALHCSELTMSKTEANFNVVASNGLADVQGSFKAIYTNPPFHTGLETDYTITDKFIRDAKQKLLSGGELWLVANRFLPYAEQLKQSFSNCKVMAQTSKFTLYRCIK, via the coding sequence ATGCTATCGCCTGCCAGTCAATGTTTAATGCGCCAGACAGACATGCTCGCAGAAGGGCGCTGGTTATTGGTGAATCCCACTGACACTGCCATTTTTGCTGAACTGCCTGATACGGTATCCGGGTTTCATCAGTATTTTGATCAATACCAGACCATCGCCAAACGACAGCGAGGTCGTCATCATTTTGGTATTACCCTGCCAGAGGACAATGAAAAATACGACGGTATTGTGCTGTATCTGCCCAAAGCCAAAAAACACACAGTATGGATGATTGCCTACCTCGCAACTCAACTAAAGCAAGAAGGGCTGTTATGTCTGGTGGGCGAAAACAAAGGCGGCATTAAGAGCAGCGGAAAACTATTGGAAGCGGTTGGTGAACGCGCCAACAAGCTGGACTCTGCCCGCCACTGCTCAATATTTGCCACAGTAGTATCTGAAAGCAAAACTTTCGAGCTTGATAAGTTTGTTACTAAACACACAGTGCAGGTGCCAGGTAAAGCTGGCAACATAGAGCTACAATTGGCATCGTTGCCCGGTGTATTTAGTCATGGCGAACTGGATGCTGGCACACAGTTATTATTAGAAAACATCACAACCGCACCTGATGGCAAAATTCTGGATTTTGCCTGTGGCTGTGGCGTTGTGGGTGCTTACCTGGCAAAACTTAATTCCAGCATTAATATCCAACTTAGCGATATCAACGCTCTGGCACTGCATTGCAGCGAACTCACCATGAGTAAAACCGAGGCCAACTTTAACGTTGTTGCTAGCAATGGCCTGGCTGATGTGCAAGGTTCCTTTAAAGCCATTTATACCAACCCGCCATTCCACACCGGGCTTGAGACCGATTACACTATTACCGATAAATTCATCCGGGATGCCAAACAAAAACTATTGTCTGGTGGTGAGCTTTGGTTAGTGGCAAATCGCTTTTTACCCTATGCAGAGCAGCTAAAGCAGAGCTTTTCCAACTGTAAAGTGATGGCCCAAACCAGCAAATTTACCCTGTATCGCTGTATCAAATAG